The window CCTGGAGATCCACACCGCCGACGGCTCGGGCGTCGACCCCATGAGCTGGCTTCGCGGCAAGGGCCTCACGATCTGACCGCCCGCGCCGGCGTACGGCGCAGCTCGATACCCCGGCGGCCCTGGCGCACGACCCCCCGACGCCAGGGCCGCCGGCCCGCCGTCGTCACCGGATAGCCGCCGAGGGCGGAATATGCGGATCCGCCGATGTGTTGTGCCGGGGTATGACATCACTGCGCCCGCTCGGAAACTCGGACCTGAAGGTCTTCCCCCTCGCTCTCGGCGGCAACGTCTTCGGCTGGACCGCCGACCGGGACACCACCTTCGCCGTCCTCGACGCCTACACGGAGGCGGGCGGCAACTTCATCGACACCGCCGACGCCTACTCGGTCTGGGCCCCGGGCAACGAGGGCGGCGAGTCGGAGACGCTCATCGGGGCGTGGCTGTCCGCCCGTTCCCACAGGGACGACGTCGTCGTCGCGACCAAGGCCGGTGCGCACCCCGGGTACAAGGGGCTGTCGGCCGCGACGATCAAGGGGGCCGCCGAGGCGTCGCTCCGCCGGCTCGGTACGGACCACATCGACCTCTACTACACGCACTTCGACGACGAGACGGTCCCCGTCGAGGAGATCATCGGCACCCTGGACGAGCTCGTGAAGGCGGGCAAGGTCCGGGAGATCGCGGCGTCCAACATCAGCCCGGAGCGGCTCAAGGCCTCCCTGGAGTTCTCGGAGCGCGAGGGCCTCGCCCGGTACGTCGCTCTGCAGCCGCACTACAACCTCGTCTCACGCGACACCTACGAAGGCGCGCTCCAGGACACCGCGGCCGCCGAAGGGCTCGCCGCCGTCCCGTACTACGCGCTCGCCTCGGGTTTCCTCACCGGCAAGTACCGGCCGGGTACCGCCGTCGAGAGCGCGCGGGCCGAAGGAGCGGGGAAGCACCTGGAGACCGAGCGCGGCCGCAAGGTGCTCGGAGCGCTCGACAAGGTGGCCCAGGAGCACGACGCGGAGATCGCCACCGTGGCGCTGGCCTGGCTGGCGTCCCGGCCGACCGTGGCCGCACCGATCGCCTCGGCCCGCACCGTCGCGCAGCTGCCCGCACTCGTGGCCGTCGCCGGACTCGAACTGACCGAGGGCCAGCTGGCCGAGCTCACCGAGGCCTCGGCCTGAGGCTCCGGCACCGCCGCTCCTCCTGCCGGGCCCCTCACGCCGAGGGAGGGCCGGTGGGCGGGGCCGCGCGGGGGCCGTGCTCCAGATAGGGGTTGTAACCGCCGTAGTGGCGGTGCGGCGCCGGGATCTCCCGGGGAGCCGGAGCGCCGTGGGGGAGCCTGCGGGGGAACGGTGCCTGGGGGTGCGCCGGGTGGACGCCCGCCCGGCGCGTCATGTGCGCCGCGTACCCCAGCGCAGGGCCCGCGATCTCCCGGCGCTGCCACAGGTGGTGCAGCAACTCCTGCTCCCGGATGGCGAAGTCGGCGCCCGCACCGTCATGGCGCGCCCGCCGGCGCAGCATGGCCAGGGACGTCGCGAACGACTCGTACTCGGCGACCGCGTGGGCGGCGGCCCTGCCCAGGCGGCGGTCCCGGGCCCCGTGCCAGTGCCGCGCCATGTCCCGGGCCATACCCCGGGCCCGCATCGAGGCCAGGGCGGCCGGCTCGGCGGGGCCGATCCAGCCGGCCGCCGCGTAGACCGGGAGTTCCGTGCTCAGGGTCCGCAGTTCCCGCTGACGGGACCAGACGGCCAGCCAGGTCACCAGGCCGAAGCACGGCACCATGAACGCGCCGTACACCGCGTAGAAGCCGTACGGGCCGAGGGCGGACGAGCCGTTCCAGAGGGCGTGCATGCCCATGGCCAGAGCCAGACCGAGCAGCGGCAGCAGCACGCGGCGCACCCGGTGACGTGCGCCGCCCAGCGCCGCGATCCCGAAGCCGATACCGGAGAGCACCGTGAACAGGGGGTGCGCGAACGGCGACATCACCACGCGTACGAAGAACGTCCCGGCGGTCAGCGAGGCGAACCCCGTGGTCCCCAACTCCTGGTCCTCACCGAAGGCCTGGCCCAGGTAGAGGATGTTCTCGGTGAACGCGAAGCCGGTCGCGGTGAACCCGGCGACCACGATCCCGTCGACGACTCCGCCGAACTGCCGCCTGCGGAACAGGAAGATCAGCAGGACGGCCGCGGCCTTCGCGGTCTCCTCGACGACCGGCGCGATGACGGTCGCGCCCAGCGTGTCCGCGCTCGCCGGATCCGCGGTGGCCGTCGCTATCCACCGGGTCGCGAAGGAGTTGGCGATGATGGCGACGAGCGCGGCGGCGCAGGCGCCCCAGGAGAACGCGAACAGCAGGTTCCGCCACGGGCCCGGCTCGACGCGGTCGAGCCAGCGGAAGGCGGACATCAGCAGCGGCACGGGCAGCACGGCCAGGCCCAGGCCCACCAGGAAGCCCTCCGTACCGGTCTGTTCGCGCACCAGGGCCAGGATCACCAGCCCGCACAGGGCGAGCACGGTGACGACCGCACCGGCGCGGAACGCCTTGCTGCGCCAGACCATGCCGACGCGGCTCGGCCGGTAACGCCACTGCCCGCGCTCCGGTACGGCGCCCAGGTACTCGTCGAGCTGCTGCTCCTCGAGAACCGGGACGGCCGGCTGCTGGTGCTGTACGGACCACTCGGACACCTGACGACCCTAACGACAGGGACCGACACCGTGCCACGGTGCGGCGGACGGGACGCCCGCCGCCGGCCGGTCAGTGACGGGTGAACAGCACGTCGTGGACCACATGCCCCTTGTCCAGGCCCTGGCCCTCGAAGCGGGTGAGCGGACGGAAAGGGGGCCGGGGCGCGAAACCGCCGTCCGCCTGCGTGTTCTCGTACAGTGGATGGGCCGTCAGGACGTCCAGCATCTGCTCGGCGTAGGGCTCCCAGTCCGTCGCGCAGTGGACGAGCGCCCCGGGCTTCAGGGAGACCGCCACCAGGTCGAGGAACTCCGGCTGGATCAGCCGCCGCTTGTGGTGCCGCTTCTTGGGCCAGGGGTCGGGGAAGTACACCCGGAGCCCGTCCAGCGAGGCGGGCTCCAGCATCTCGCGGAGCAGGATGATCGCGTCGCCGTTGGCGACCCGGACGTTGGACACCCCCGCCCGGTCGGCGAGGCCGAGCAGATTGCCCTGCCCCGGGGTGTGCACGTCGACGGCGAGGATTCCGGTCGTGGGGTCGTCGGCCGCCATCTGCGCCGTGGCCTCACCCATGCCGAAGCCGATCTCCAGGACCACCGGGAGGCCGTCGAACAGCGTGGCGAGGTCGATGACGCTCCTGCCGTCGATGTCCAGGCCCCAGGTGGGCCACAGGCGCTGGAGGGCCTCCTCCTGGCCGGTCGTCACCCGGCTGCGGCGCGGCTGGAAGCTGCGGATCCGGCGCTCGTGGTGCGAGCCCGCAGGGTCGGCGGCGGGGCCGCCGGGAAAACGGGGCTCCTGGCGCAGCCTCCGCTGACGCTCGAAGGAGGCGGCACGCCGCGCCGCGGCGTCCGTGTCCGCGTCGGTCTCCGGTGCGGTGGCGGGGGCGTCCTCCGGCGGGACGCCGGGCGTCTCCGGGGCGGGACCGGGCGTCTCTGGGGTGGGGTTCACAGGCTCAGACACAATGACCCGATTCTACGGCGGGCGGCGTCCACCCCGTCGCGCGAGCCCGCTGCAGAGCCCGTCGCGCCACCTCCCTCCCGATCGGAAGGGAGGCCGTCGCCGCGGGCGACGGCGCGTTCAGCACGTGCACCGTGTGCGGGGCGTCCCGGATCAGGAAGTCGTCCACGAGCGTGCCGTCCCGCAGGACCGCCTGCGCCCTGACCCCGGCCGGCGACGGGCGCAGGTCGCCCTCCGTCACCTCCGGCAGCAGCCGCTGGACGGCCCGGGTGAACGCGCTCTTCGAGAGGGACCTGTGCACCTCGCCCGCGCCGTACCGCCAGTGCCTGCGGGCGATCCGCCAGGAGCCCGGCCAGGACAGGGTGGCGGCCAGCTCGCGCGGGTGGACGACCGAGCGGCCGTATCCCTCGCGTGCCAGGGCGGGCACCGCGTTGGGCCCGACGTGGACCGTGCCGTCGACGCCCCGGGTCAGGTGCACCCCGAGGAAGGGGAACGCCGGGTCGGGCACCGGATAGACGAGTCCGCGCACCAGTTCGGGCCGGGTCAGCTCGTAGTACTCCCCGCGGAAGGGCACGATGCGCGCCTCCGGGTCGTCACCGGCGAGAGCGGCGATCCGGTCGCTGTGCAGCCCCGCGCAGTTGACGAGGACGCGGGCCCTGACCACCTGGCCGTCGGCCGTGCGCACCGCCACGCCCCAGGAGCGCCGGTCGACGGCGACGACCTCCGCGCCGTACCTCACCTGTGCGCCCGCGGCGCCCGCCTCGGCGGCCAGCCGGACGGCGACGGCGGTGAAGTCGCAGATTCCCGTCGTGCCCACCCGGATCGCCGCCAGGCCGCGCACCCGCGGCTCGTGCTCGGCGATCTGGGCGGGTCCGAGCTCCCGGACCGGCAGGCCGTGCGCGCGGCCGCGCTGCACGAGGGCGTGCAGCCGGGGCAGCTCGTCGCTGCCGGTCGCCACGATGAGCTTGCCCGTCACCGCGTGCGGGATGCCGTGCTCCGCGCAGAAGTCGATCAGCTCGGCGGCGCCCCGCACCGCGTAACGCGCCTTGAGCGAGCCCGGCGGGTAGTAGATGCCGCTGTGGATCACCCCGCTGTTGCGCCCGGTCTGATGGCGCGCGGGACCCCACTCCTTCTCCAGCACCGTGACCCGGGTGCCGGGCGCGGTGCGCGTGATCGCGTACGCGGTCGACAGACCCACGATTCCGCCACCGATCACCAGCACATCGCAGTCGTACGCCGCGTGCGTCATCATCACGCCACCTCCCACCCCGATAGTGCACTGACCCACTGACAACGGGCTCAAACCAGGGGTGGCCGGGGCGTGGCGCACGGGTGCGCCACAGGGCCGGGCATACCGGGACGATCCCGGTGCGCCCTCACACCGGTGTGACGAGAAGTGGACGGGCCCTCTCGCGCAGCTCGGCCACGCGCGGCTCGTCCCCGTAGGGCTCCAGGCGGTGCAGGAGGTCGCGCACGTACTCCGTGGTGCGCGCCGAGGAGATCCGCCCGGCCACCTCGACCGCGCGGGTGCCGGCCGCGCAGGCGGCGTCGAGGTTGCCCGACTCGAGTTCGGCGACGGCCGACACGACGAGGCGCAGTCCGTGCGAGCGGACGAACTCGTCGGTGGGCCGCGACAGGGCCTGCTCGGTGAAGCGGCGGACCTGGCGGGGTGCCTTGAGGTCGCGGTAGCACTCGGCGGCGTCGGCGGCGAACCGGTCGTAGGAGTAGAAGCCGAGCCAGGACGGATCGGAGTCCCCGGTCCTGGAGCGCTCCAGCCAGCTCTCGGCCGCCCTGAGCGCGGCCCCGGCGGCGGGCGCGTCGCCGGCCTTGGCATGGGCGCGCGCCTCGACGAGCCGGAAGAAGCTCATGGTCCGGGCGGTGGCGAGACCGCGGTTGCGCTCGACCGCGGCCTGCGCGAGGTCGACGCCCTCGTCGGCGAAGCCCCGGTAGGTCGCCTGCAGGGACATGGACGCCAGGACGTAACCGCCCAGGGGCACGTCGGCGGCGGCGCGGGCCAGGCGCAGCGCCTGGATGTAGTAGCGCTGGGCGGCTTCCTGCTGGCCGGTGTCGAAGGCCATCCATCCGGCGAGCCTGGTCAGTTCGGCCGAGGCGCCGAAGAGGGCCCGGCCCACCTCGTCGCTGTAGGAGCCCAGGAGGAGCGGTGCGGCGTCGACGCGTAAGCACTCCGGGACCATGGAGGAACGCCAGTCGCCGCCGCCGTACTTGGAGTCCCACCGGCGCGCGTCCTGGGCCGCCTCGCGCAGCTTGGTGACGTCGCTGTGGCCGACGCGCAGCGGTGAGACGCCCGGCACGGAGTCCGGTCCGGGCTGCATGGGGACCCCGCCCCCCTGCGCCCCGGACGCGCCCTCCGGGCCGAGCACCGAGGCCTGGGCCGCGGACGGGTCGCGGGCCACCGACGGGTCGGCGGGGGTTATGAGCCACCGGGACGCGGGGGTCGCGTAGGCGCTCACCGCGAAGGAACCCGCCAGTGACTGCCAGATGCCTCCGCCGCCCCTGCGCCCCGCCAGATCCAGCCGGTAGAGGTCGGTCGCCGAACGCACCGCCTCGCCCACGTCACGGGGGAAGGCGAGACCTACCTCCGGCGCCGGATCGGCGTCCGCCAGCCCGATCTCGTGCAGCGGGACGGGGCGGCCGAGTTTGGCCCCTATCGCCGCCGCGATCAGGTGGGGCGCGGCGCCCTGCGGCACCATGCCCTTGGCGACCCAGCGGGCCACCGAGGTCTTGTCGTAGCGAAGTGTCAGACCGCGCTGTGCTCCGAGGTCGTTGACCCGCCGGGCGAGGCCGGCGTTGCTGATTCCCGCGAGGGCGAGAACCGTGCCGAGCTTCTCGTTCGGCCCGCGTTGCTCCCTGGACATGCGTCACCCCTCGACACACAGACGGCCGCCGCGTCACCGGTCGGGCGCGCGGCATTCGTACGTGTCCTCCCCGGATGCGGTCCCGGTCACTCCGGCCGCACACGCATGTGGCCAGGCCCCGTGGAATATGCCGCCCCGTCGAGAACATCGGTACACCCAGCGTAGTTCGCCGCATCCCCACCGTTAAGGGGCAGACCTCCGTATGGCGGGAATGTTGTGCGTGCGACAGGGGGCGTCGCAGCCGTGCTCCTGGTGTGTGGCCGTGCGCCCGGCCGTGCGCTCTCGCCCGGCCGAATCGCAAGCGCTTCGATGGGTCCTGCGTGGGTCGGCCCGCTGAACTGGACTCGGCGGGCTGGGGGAATCCGCCGCCCCAATCCCCGCGGGCGGCGAACCGGTCCGGGAGGTGACGAACACCTCCCGGACTGTGCGCCGCACGGTGGTTCGGGGGAGCGGACGTGCGGGGCGGCGCAGCGGGGGGACGCGCCGGCCCGCACGTCCACGTGCCCGGGCGAGCCGTCCCGGGGCCGGGCCGCAGGGCCGCCCGACGGCGTTCCGGAAGCCCCTGGGTGCGCCGCGCGCGGTGTGCGCCGGGCGTCGGGCGCAGGGAGACGCGCGGTTCCTCCGCCTTCGCAGAATGGCCGATTCGCAACGGTCGCACAGGGCCTTCGGGGACGGGCCCGACTATGGCCGGATCCCGGTGGTTCCGGGCCCGGGCCATGCGGCGGCCCGCCTCGCGGACCGGCAGCCGCGGCTTCCGCGGCGGCCCGCACCGTCGCGACGCCGTCCCGGGAGCCGCGGCCGTGCCTTTGCCAGGGGCGCATGCACATCCGCCGTGCGCCGCCCGCACCCCCTCCGGGGCGCCGTTGTCGTGGCAGCATGTCCCGCGACGGCGTTCCCCGTGTCCTGGTACGCCGGTTCGTCCACAGCCTGTGGAGGCGGCGATGCGTTGGTTGGTGGGGTGGAGCAGTATCGCCGCGAGCTTCGGCACGGTGGGCGCGGTCGGCCACCACGGGGAGGGCAGCACCGTCCACCCGGTCGGCTCCCAACTCCTGTGGGGCGACCCGGATCCGCTGTGGGCCGTGGGCGACTGGCGGCCCGACGAGATCCGCGTCATCACCGTCGCCACCCCCGAGGGCGCGCCCACCGCACGGCTCGCCGTGCTCGGCTGCTGCGGCGCGACCGACGAGCAACTGCGGGTGGGGCTCCTGGCCGCGCGCGGCGGTGCACTGCGCCACCTCACGGCCTGGTCGGGGAGCTACACGGCCGTCGTGCAGGTCGGCCGGCGCATCACCGTCGCCGGAGACCTCGCCGGCGCCCGCCCCGTCTTCCACACCCCATGGGCCAACGGCACCGCGTACGCCACGGCGGCGCTCCCGCTGGCCGACCTCATCGAGGCGCAGCTCGACATCGGCCACCTGGCGGCGCTGCTGGCCTGCCCCGAGACCCCCGAGGCACTGGGCGACGGCACACCGTACGAGGGGGTCAGACGCATCCCCCCGGGGCACGCCCTGATCCTGCGGGAGGGTTCCCGCGAGATCACCGGGTACGAGGCGGTGGCCTCCCTCGCGGTGGCCGCCCCGCAGACCGACCCGGTGAGGGCCGTGGAGGGCGTGCGGGACGCGCTGGTCGACGCCGTGCGCGCCCGGCTGACCGCCCCGCGCCACGCCCCGGAGACCCTGCCGCCCGACCCCGGGCCCGTTCCCGGGATGGGGCCCGCCGAACGCCGCGCGGCGCGGGGCGCGCCCGTCCCGGGCATCGGCTCCGACCTCTCGGGCGGCAGCGGCTCCGCCACCCTCGCGCTGCTCGCCGCGGGGCTGCCGGGCCTGCCCGGCACCCTGCTGGGCCACGGCACGGGAGCGGGCGAACGGCTCCTCGCCGTCACCTTCAACGACCTCTCCGCGCAGGGCCGCGAGGACGAGATGGAGCGCGCCCGCGCCATCGCCGCCAACCCGCGGCTGCACCACGTGGTCGTCGCGGCGGGTGAGGAGGCGCTGCCCTACGCCTCGCTGGAGAGCGGGCCGCTCACCGACGAGCCCGCACCCTCCCTCGTCGTCGCCGAACGCCATCGGAGGCGGCTCGCGGCCGGCAGCGCGGACCACTTCGTCGGCCACGGCGCCCGGCAGGTGCTGGACGCGCACCCCGCCCGGCTGGCCGACCTGCTGATGGACCGGCGCAGACGCCACATCCTGCGGCCCGTCGCCGCGCTCGCCCGGGCCGAAGGGCCCTCCACGCACTCCCTGTTCGTCCCGCTGGCCGTCTACCGGGCCGCCCGCCGGCTGGCCCGGACGTCGTACCGCACGGGCCTGGAGACGGCCGCGTCCGCGCTGCCCGAAGCCAACCGCGACGTCTCCGGGTTCGACACCCCGGCGGACGCCTCGCTCGCCTCCCTCACCTGGTCGCGGCCGGGTCCCGCAGCGCGCTGGCTCACGGGTGAGGCACTCGCGGAAGTATCGGTTCGCCTTCAGGAGGCGGCGTACCGGCCCGCTTCGGTCCAGCGCCCTGGAGAGGCCCGTGCCCGCGCGGCGCTCGCCCGGTACGCCGCCGGTCACCGGATCCTGGAGCAGGCCGCCGAGATCCGCAGCCAGCGGCTGCACGCCCCGTTCCTCGACAACCAGGTCGTACGGGCCGCCCGCGCCCTCCCCGAGTCACTGCGGGTCCAGCCGGGCGCGCGCGCCGCGATCCTGCGCCGGGTGCTCGCGGGCGCCGGTATCCACGACCTGCCGCCCGGATGGGGCACCCCGTCCCAGGCCACCTCGACCGCGGCGGGCCGGCTCGGTCTGCGCGCCGCCCTGCCCGACCTGATCGCCCTCTTCGACGCGCCCCTGCTCGCCGAAGCGGGCCTGATCGAGGCGCGCGTCGTACGCAAGGCCCTGCGCGCCGCGTCCGAAGGCGAGCCCCTCCCACTGGACGGCCTGGCCGAGCTGGCGTCCACGGAGCTGTGGCTGCGCCGCCTGGTCACGCGCCGGGGCACCTGCTGGACGGGCACGGCGGCACCGCGCCAGCGAGCGGTGGCCGGCGGTGTGGTCCCGGCGCGCCGGACGCTGCAGGCCTGAAGCGCCGGCGCCCAGGGGCGCCCGGGACGGACGGGACGGGGCGGCGGTCGCCCCGCTGCGCTGTCCCCTCGGTGCCGGTGCCTGCCGTTATCGGTGGGCGTCGGTGCCTGCTGTGCCGGTGCCCGCGGTCGTGGTGCCCGCTGTGCCGGTGCCCGCCGTATTGATGAACGCGCGGACGGCGGCCGGGACACAATGGGCCGGTGCGGTACCTGATCCTGGGCGTCACCGA is drawn from Streptomyces sp. NBC_00178 and contains these coding sequences:
- the lhgO gene encoding L-2-hydroxyglutarate oxidase → MMTHAAYDCDVLVIGGGIVGLSTAYAITRTAPGTRVTVLEKEWGPARHQTGRNSGVIHSGIYYPPGSLKARYAVRGAAELIDFCAEHGIPHAVTGKLIVATGSDELPRLHALVQRGRAHGLPVRELGPAQIAEHEPRVRGLAAIRVGTTGICDFTAVAVRLAAEAGAAGAQVRYGAEVVAVDRRSWGVAVRTADGQVVRARVLVNCAGLHSDRIAALAGDDPEARIVPFRGEYYELTRPELVRGLVYPVPDPAFPFLGVHLTRGVDGTVHVGPNAVPALAREGYGRSVVHPRELAATLSWPGSWRIARRHWRYGAGEVHRSLSKSAFTRAVQRLLPEVTEGDLRPSPAGVRAQAVLRDGTLVDDFLIRDAPHTVHVLNAPSPAATASLPIGREVARRALQRARATGWTPPAVESGHCV
- a CDS encoding PrsW family intramembrane metalloprotease — translated: MSEWSVQHQQPAVPVLEEQQLDEYLGAVPERGQWRYRPSRVGMVWRSKAFRAGAVVTVLALCGLVILALVREQTGTEGFLVGLGLAVLPVPLLMSAFRWLDRVEPGPWRNLLFAFSWGACAAALVAIIANSFATRWIATATADPASADTLGATVIAPVVEETAKAAAVLLIFLFRRRQFGGVVDGIVVAGFTATGFAFTENILYLGQAFGEDQELGTTGFASLTAGTFFVRVVMSPFAHPLFTVLSGIGFGIAALGGARHRVRRVLLPLLGLALAMGMHALWNGSSALGPYGFYAVYGAFMVPCFGLVTWLAVWSRQRELRTLSTELPVYAAAGWIGPAEPAALASMRARGMARDMARHWHGARDRRLGRAAAHAVAEYESFATSLAMLRRRARHDGAGADFAIREQELLHHLWQRREIAGPALGYAAHMTRRAGVHPAHPQAPFPRRLPHGAPAPREIPAPHRHYGGYNPYLEHGPRAAPPTGPPSA
- a CDS encoding asparagine synthase-related protein, which encodes MRWLVGWSSIAASFGTVGAVGHHGEGSTVHPVGSQLLWGDPDPLWAVGDWRPDEIRVITVATPEGAPTARLAVLGCCGATDEQLRVGLLAARGGALRHLTAWSGSYTAVVQVGRRITVAGDLAGARPVFHTPWANGTAYATAALPLADLIEAQLDIGHLAALLACPETPEALGDGTPYEGVRRIPPGHALILREGSREITGYEAVASLAVAAPQTDPVRAVEGVRDALVDAVRARLTAPRHAPETLPPDPGPVPGMGPAERRAARGAPVPGIGSDLSGGSGSATLALLAAGLPGLPGTLLGHGTGAGERLLAVTFNDLSAQGREDEMERARAIAANPRLHHVVVAAGEEALPYASLESGPLTDEPAPSLVVAERHRRRLAAGSADHFVGHGARQVLDAHPARLADLLMDRRRRHILRPVAALARAEGPSTHSLFVPLAVYRAARRLARTSYRTGLETAASALPEANRDVSGFDTPADASLASLTWSRPGPAARWLTGEALAEVSVRLQEAAYRPASVQRPGEARARAALARYAAGHRILEQAAEIRSQRLHAPFLDNQVVRAARALPESLRVQPGARAAILRRVLAGAGIHDLPPGWGTPSQATSTAAGRLGLRAALPDLIALFDAPLLAEAGLIEARVVRKALRAASEGEPLPLDGLAELASTELWLRRLVTRRGTCWTGTAAPRQRAVAGGVVPARRTLQA
- a CDS encoding sporulation protein, with the protein product MSREQRGPNEKLGTVLALAGISNAGLARRVNDLGAQRGLTLRYDKTSVARWVAKGMVPQGAAPHLIAAAIGAKLGRPVPLHEIGLADADPAPEVGLAFPRDVGEAVRSATDLYRLDLAGRRGGGGIWQSLAGSFAVSAYATPASRWLITPADPSVARDPSAAQASVLGPEGASGAQGGGVPMQPGPDSVPGVSPLRVGHSDVTKLREAAQDARRWDSKYGGGDWRSSMVPECLRVDAAPLLLGSYSDEVGRALFGASAELTRLAGWMAFDTGQQEAAQRYYIQALRLARAAADVPLGGYVLASMSLQATYRGFADEGVDLAQAAVERNRGLATARTMSFFRLVEARAHAKAGDAPAAGAALRAAESWLERSRTGDSDPSWLGFYSYDRFAADAAECYRDLKAPRQVRRFTEQALSRPTDEFVRSHGLRLVVSAVAELESGNLDAACAAGTRAVEVAGRISSARTTEYVRDLLHRLEPYGDEPRVAELRERARPLLVTPV
- a CDS encoding aldo/keto reductase, producing MTSLRPLGNSDLKVFPLALGGNVFGWTADRDTTFAVLDAYTEAGGNFIDTADAYSVWAPGNEGGESETLIGAWLSARSHRDDVVVATKAGAHPGYKGLSAATIKGAAEASLRRLGTDHIDLYYTHFDDETVPVEEIIGTLDELVKAGKVREIAASNISPERLKASLEFSEREGLARYVALQPHYNLVSRDTYEGALQDTAAAEGLAAVPYYALASGFLTGKYRPGTAVESARAEGAGKHLETERGRKVLGALDKVAQEHDAEIATVALAWLASRPTVAAPIASARTVAQLPALVAVAGLELTEGQLAELTEASA
- the trmB gene encoding tRNA (guanosine(46)-N7)-methyltransferase TrmB, which encodes MSEPVNPTPETPGPAPETPGVPPEDAPATAPETDADTDAAARRAASFERQRRLRQEPRFPGGPAADPAGSHHERRIRSFQPRRSRVTTGQEEALQRLWPTWGLDIDGRSVIDLATLFDGLPVVLEIGFGMGEATAQMAADDPTTGILAVDVHTPGQGNLLGLADRAGVSNVRVANGDAIILLREMLEPASLDGLRVYFPDPWPKKRHHKRRLIQPEFLDLVAVSLKPGALVHCATDWEPYAEQMLDVLTAHPLYENTQADGGFAPRPPFRPLTRFEGQGLDKGHVVHDVLFTRH